The Selenomonas sp. AB3002 genome contains a region encoding:
- a CDS encoding glycoside-pentoside-hexuronide (GPH):cation symporter codes for MNEKTSNFWPRVAYACGTFGHDVFYAMLGTYFMIFVTSNLFHSDNPSRDAYMIGIVTTIILVLRIGELFIDPFIGNIIDKTETRWGKFKPWVIVGAFVAALTLAFLFTDMGGLAVSSPITYLVLFAIIYFVMDVFYSAKDVAIWSMIPAISFDSHEREVTATFARIGSVFGGQLVTIMVIPVVMYFSHDANGGAGDPTGWFAFACIGGGIATLGAIILGLFTKEQKSTLRENKTQTSFKDVFKILLKNDQLLWVAIAYLVFGLGQNLINNFNLYYFTYVIGDNSEFSILGVINVVIGLAAVALFPILTTKFSRRKLFFASIVVMLAGIVCYALSGKNVSMALLGAGIFSLPQPLIFLVVLMTITDTVEYGQLKLGHRDEALVLCVRPLIDKLAGAITSGVVGLTAVWVGMTAGATADSITTEGLANFQLVMFAAPLVLIAAAAFIYRAKVTLTEKEHARIVRELEEKWDEMSK; via the coding sequence GTGAACGAGAAGACAAGCAACTTCTGGCCCCGCGTGGCTTATGCCTGCGGCACCTTTGGCCACGATGTTTTTTACGCCATGCTGGGCACCTACTTCATGATTTTTGTCACCAGCAATCTTTTCCATTCTGACAATCCCAGCCGTGATGCCTATATGATCGGCATTGTCACCACCATTATCCTGGTGCTGCGCATTGGTGAGCTCTTCATTGACCCCTTCATCGGCAACATCATTGACAAGACAGAAACAAGATGGGGCAAATTCAAGCCTTGGGTTATCGTAGGCGCTTTCGTGGCAGCCCTGACCCTGGCTTTCCTCTTCACTGACATGGGCGGCCTGGCTGTCAGCTCCCCCATCACCTACCTTGTCCTCTTTGCCATCATCTACTTTGTCATGGATGTGTTCTATTCCGCCAAGGACGTGGCTATCTGGTCTATGATCCCCGCCATTTCCTTTGATTCCCACGAGCGTGAAGTCACCGCTACCTTTGCCCGTATCGGCTCTGTGTTCGGCGGCCAGCTGGTGACCATCATGGTCATCCCCGTGGTCATGTACTTCTCCCATGATGCCAACGGCGGCGCAGGCGATCCCACCGGCTGGTTTGCCTTTGCCTGCATCGGCGGCGGCATTGCCACTCTGGGCGCCATCATCCTCGGCCTCTTCACCAAAGAGCAGAAATCCACTCTCCGTGAGAACAAGACCCAGACTTCCTTCAAAGATGTCTTCAAGATCCTCCTGAAGAATGACCAGCTTCTCTGGGTAGCTATCGCTTACCTGGTCTTTGGCCTGGGCCAGAACCTTATCAACAACTTCAACCTCTACTACTTCACTTATGTTATCGGTGATAATTCTGAATTCTCCATTTTGGGTGTCATCAATGTAGTCATCGGCCTGGCTGCCGTGGCCCTCTTCCCCATTCTCACCACCAAATTCAGCCGCCGCAAGCTGTTCTTTGCCTCCATTGTAGTAATGCTGGCAGGCATCGTCTGCTACGCCCTCTCCGGCAAGAACGTCAGCATGGCACTGCTGGGCGCCGGCATCTTCAGCCTGCCCCAGCCCCTGATCTTCCTGGTAGTGCTCATGACCATCACGGATACTGTTGAGTACGGCCAGCTGAAGCTGGGCCACCGTGACGAAGCCCTGGTGCTCTGCGTGCGCCCCCTCATTGACAAGCTCGCCGGCGCCATCACCAGCGGCGTCGTAGGCCTCACCGCTGTATGGGTCGGCATGACCGCCGGCGCCACGGCTGACAGCATCACTACTGAGGGCCTCGCCAACTTCCAGCTGGTAATGTTCGCAGCTCCCCTGGTACTGATTGCCGCAGCCGCTTTCATCTACAGAGCCAAAGTTACCCTTACCGAAAAAGAACATGCCCGCATCGTCCGCGAACTCGAAGAGAAATGGGACGAGATGAGCAAGTAA
- a CDS encoding MgtC/SapB family protein: MISDWELCFRLLLSCVMGGVIGYERQSRRKSAGLRTNMLVCLGSCLIMVLSQDMYQQVEGKTNADPARLAAQVVSGIGFLGAGAIMKEGLTVTGLTTAACLWVVAGVGLAIGGGFYVGAIFTGLLVFIALGRLSRLDDWVDHEKRLSLVIHTIDKPGQLMLINKCVDKMQFKVKGIKVKADEDEVESEETKQLYIELDAFNYKGIPTAEIIEVLRNIPGVTSVNIT, from the coding sequence ATGATTTCGGACTGGGAACTTTGCTTCCGACTTCTTCTGTCCTGTGTCATGGGCGGCGTGATTGGCTATGAGCGGCAGTCACGGCGGAAGTCGGCGGGGCTCAGAACCAACATGCTGGTCTGCCTGGGCTCCTGCCTCATCATGGTGCTGTCCCAGGATATGTACCAGCAGGTGGAAGGCAAGACCAATGCGGACCCGGCCCGCCTGGCGGCTCAGGTAGTCAGCGGCATCGGTTTCCTGGGGGCCGGGGCCATCATGAAGGAAGGCCTCACCGTCACAGGCCTCACCACCGCCGCCTGTCTCTGGGTGGTGGCAGGAGTAGGGCTGGCCATTGGAGGCGGCTTCTACGTGGGTGCCATCTTCACGGGACTGCTGGTGTTCATCGCCCTGGGCAGGCTCTCCCGATTGGACGACTGGGTAGACCACGAAAAGCGGCTCTCCCTCGTCATCCACACCATCGACAAGCCGGGGCAGCTCATGCTGATCAACAAATGCGTTGACAAAATGCAGTTCAAGGTCAAAGGCATAAAAGTAAAAGCGGACGAAGATGAGGTGGAAAGCGAAGAGACAAAGCAGCTTTATATAGAGCTGGATGCCTTCAACTACAAAGGTATTCCGACCGCCGAGATCATCGAAGTGCTGCGGAACATACCAGGCGTTACCAGTGTAAATATAACTTAA
- a CDS encoding CocE/NonD family hydrolase has product MFSVVTGIGGAAEAADPVSITIPQKMGNGETVEVYYRKGNPLTAPRVRAAEHKTETLLLKKGTIRREGAMPLPCDIIMEKDTPVTLRDGTVIYTDIFRPADEGRHPALMAWSPYGKEIGGQMLDDVPMRAGIPVAATSGLEKFEGPDPAYWVSHGYVIINPDSRGAYYSEGNLNYWGSQNSQDGYDTIEWAAKQPWSNGKIGMSGNSWLTVSQWFIAGEQPPHLAAIAPWEGFVDHFRETANRGGIPNPVFPEAIFDTFTSQNYLEDQPRMVVTHTLMDAYWQDKIAKLENIKIPAYVVASYTNPVHTHGTFAGFREIASKDKWLRVHNTQEWFDYYTPGNMEDLRKFFDHYLLGEDNGWEATPKVRLAVLDPGHEDVVNRVEQEFPLARTEYKKLYLTGGQGLSVTPQKQEDTASYDTSVKEAVAAFTMTFDKDTELTGYMKLHTYVEADGADDMELHVQVEKLDEKGNPIPDRMTHQPIVAEGYLRVSQRALDEAKSTEVEPVLKHDREDLLKKGEIVPVDIPIWPMGMKYHAGEKIRLTVRAYNPPSPDMVPAFGSAKITVPEEGYTYEPGTKVSMKTVGGLDGRSYVKKTVTPPKTRNKGRHIIHLGGKYESYLQVPVVPEK; this is encoded by the coding sequence ATGTTTTCAGTCGTAACTGGCATAGGCGGAGCAGCAGAAGCTGCCGACCCGGTATCAATCACTATCCCTCAGAAAATGGGCAATGGTGAAACCGTAGAAGTCTATTACCGCAAGGGCAATCCCCTCACTGCCCCCAGAGTCCGTGCTGCAGAGCACAAGACAGAAACCCTGCTGCTGAAAAAGGGCACTATCCGCCGTGAGGGCGCCATGCCTTTGCCCTGTGACATCATAATGGAGAAGGACACTCCCGTTACCCTGCGTGACGGCACTGTCATTTACACTGATATATTCCGACCTGCTGACGAAGGCAGGCACCCGGCACTGATGGCCTGGAGCCCTTATGGCAAGGAAATCGGCGGCCAGATGCTGGACGACGTGCCCATGCGGGCGGGGATACCTGTGGCAGCCACTTCCGGGCTGGAAAAATTCGAGGGTCCCGACCCTGCCTATTGGGTAAGCCACGGCTATGTCATCATCAACCCTGACAGCCGTGGGGCATATTACTCTGAGGGCAACCTTAATTACTGGGGGAGCCAGAACTCCCAGGACGGATACGACACCATTGAGTGGGCGGCAAAGCAGCCCTGGAGCAATGGCAAGATTGGCATGAGCGGCAATTCCTGGCTCACGGTGTCCCAGTGGTTCATCGCAGGGGAGCAGCCGCCACATCTGGCTGCCATCGCGCCCTGGGAGGGATTTGTGGACCACTTCCGAGAGACTGCCAACCGTGGCGGTATTCCCAATCCCGTCTTTCCCGAGGCCATCTTTGACACCTTCACCAGCCAGAATTACCTTGAGGATCAGCCCCGCATGGTAGTGACCCACACCCTCATGGATGCCTACTGGCAGGACAAGATTGCGAAACTGGAGAATATCAAGATTCCCGCCTATGTGGTGGCCAGCTATACCAATCCCGTGCATACCCATGGCACCTTCGCGGGCTTTCGGGAGATTGCTTCCAAGGACAAGTGGCTGCGCGTCCACAATACCCAGGAGTGGTTTGATTACTATACACCCGGCAATATGGAAGACCTGAGGAAGTTCTTCGACCACTATCTGCTGGGAGAGGATAACGGCTGGGAAGCAACGCCTAAGGTGCGCCTCGCCGTGCTTGACCCGGGCCATGAGGATGTAGTGAACCGGGTGGAGCAGGAGTTCCCCCTGGCGAGAACCGAGTACAAGAAGCTCTACCTTACGGGTGGGCAGGGGCTTTCCGTGACGCCTCAGAAGCAGGAAGATACCGCTTCCTATGATACATCTGTCAAGGAGGCTGTTGCTGCTTTCACTATGACCTTTGACAAGGACACGGAACTTACCGGCTACATGAAGCTGCACACCTATGTGGAAGCGGACGGTGCTGATGATATGGAACTCCATGTGCAGGTGGAGAAATTGGACGAGAAGGGCAATCCTATCCCTGACAGGATGACACATCAGCCCATCGTGGCCGAGGGTTATCTCAGGGTATCCCAGCGTGCCCTGGATGAAGCAAAATCCACGGAGGTAGAGCCGGTACTGAAGCATGACCGTGAGGATTTGCTGAAGAAAGGCGAGATTGTTCCCGTGGATATTCCCATCTGGCCCATGGGCATGAAGTATCATGCAGGGGAGAAGATCAGGCTGACGGTGAGAGCTTACAATCCGCCTTCGCCTGATATGGTGCCCGCCTTTGGCTCCGCCAAGATTACCGTGCCGGAAGAAGGCTATACATATGAACCGGGCACGAAAGTGTCCATGAAGACGGTGGGAGGCCTGGACGGCAGGAGTTATGTGAAAAAGACTGTAACCCCGCCCAAGACACGAAATAAGGGCAGACATATCATCCACCTGGGGGGCAAATACGAAAGCTACCTGCAGGTGCCGGTGGTGCCAGAGAAATAA